The segment AAAGTGGAGACAGGGATGGGACAAAATAGCAAAGCTAGCATCCACACAGTGCTATGTAGTGTGTACAAATTGCATGGTGTTGGTAGCAGCACTTTCTTCAAATTTGAGTGATGGGTGAAAAGTGATATGCTGCCTTTCTCTCCAATGTAACCCAAGAGGCCTCATGGTCCACGTAACATGCCCAAGCTCCTTCATAGTCCTGACACATCACTGTTTCTTAGAAACCTAAGGGGAGTGACTCGTGTCACTTTATGAGTGGTAGTTAGCATAGCTGACATAGGGAACAAACGCTCCTGTTAATCCCGAGTGGCAGGCGGCGCCAGCAAATGGGCTAATTCATCAAGGGTTCTGACAGCTAGGTTGCATTAGCACTTACTCTCTAATGTCCTGTCAAGGTCGGCGATGAAGTCCTCCAGATCTTTAGTGTCGCCGAGTTTGGCTGGAAGGGAAAGAAAGTGATTCAGACTTCAATCTAACAATAGTTTATTATACAGACTTACATCTCATTTTGACCCATGTCCAATTACAAGGATTTGAATCTGTCTAAGCCCAGTAAGCTCTTTCCAACTGTAAGTAAAGTAAGAGGTTTGTATGCAaagtcacagtgtgtgtttaagtaTGAGGAGTGGAGCTCACGTTTTGGTGACATGAGCGGAGGTGTGGTGGTGGTAGGGGAGAGCACAGTGGGGGAGTTCAGCCTCTCATCactgaagctgaagctgtttcTGTTGAGAGACTCTGCACCTgtcagaaagagagacaagacCAAATGTAGACAAATGTGATTAGGCGAGGTGTTCCttatgcaacacacacaattctgaTCTGTGTCAGTAGAGCAGTTTCAAGGTATAATCATTGCATTCTCCTCTAATGACAACTTTCCTCTGTGGtctgtcacacacatgcatgtgcttgtatttgcacacacaaagacgtgtatacacacaaacacatacacagacaaactGTACAAGATATGGCCGCAGTAATGACATCTTTTCCATAAGCAATGGCGTCTGCTCTGCTGAACTGGACACCTCCAAAGCAAAAAATACCATTTATAACTTTAACTCATTGACTAAGTCTCCATTGTGGCCGTTAGTGACTACAATATAACAGGTTGTCTTGGACAGAGAGCGCTCTGAAGTCACACAGCTTTCCCCCTGCTCTTAAGTAAGATTTATCTCTGACACGTTTAGAGTTTGATACGAGAAGAGAATACGTTCTAGTTCGGGCTGCTGTTACCCAAACTCTAAATGGATGGTTACATAAATGATATAATGGCCACCTTGATTCTGCCAGATGTATTTCAAGCAGCCGCAGAACATATTATATTTTCAATGTTTCTTGGTCAAGTGAGAAATGAAGGACGAGAGAAGAAAGTAGGTGCTTTCTACAGCTGTATTCGTGTTCTGTAGGATAGAATTTGACTTgccattcattaaaaataaaactttattttttcatttgcatcTGGATGTGGAAGTGTAGAGTCTTGGTGAAAGTGTAAACAATCCCGACCACGATATCTATATGAGTAtgaagtaagtgtgtgtgactATCACTCTATCTTGACTATCTAACTCCTCTATGGAGAACTCCAGCAGACCTTAACAGTGTCTCAGATGTCAACCCCTTACTTACCCCCCCCTCTCTGACCTGTACCACTCCCATCActcagcagtgaacacacagcgTGAGACAGGAGACGCCACACACAACGGGGAGCAcccagacgcacacacacagagctgtggCCTTAACGTCAGTGTTTGACCTGGACATGAAACCCTCTCACTTCTCAGTTTTCTCAAATTCACTTCTGCTGCTCACACTCTCCCTCCTCTACCCTCTTTCTATCTCTGCCCCTCGCTCGAACATGCACACTTTAGGGTGGATCTCTAAGACCATGCACAGTTTGTGTCATTTATCTCCATGTTCAGcagttcatccatccatcaggCTACAACACAATAGGTCATCCCTGCGTGGGACAGGTCCCACTTCATTAGACTGCCATGGAGAAGACAGCGCTCATGCAGGAATCTGATCCCTTGAGCAAATCAACAACCTCATTAGCACCACAGACGCAGGTTTGAACACCTCCTCCCTTCTTTTATCACTGATGTTGCTTACAGCAAGATCTTTAGTGATTATGTGGTAATTACATAAATTGTAGCCGGATTAGTAAACATTGTGGGCTTGATGATATCCTCACAAAACCACTGGAACAGCTAGCATGCAGTTACCAAATTGCTGTCCCAAAGGAAGGAAACCTGCATtcaattatatttattcatgtagGTTTTACACAGAGGAAAGTGATAGTGCCCGGATCTTTTTGGAGTGTATCATGCACTGATGTGACTGGAAGGCGGTCTAGTCCGCAGTTAACTGGACATCCACTCTTAAATGGCTCCACAGATGGTCTTTCCAGAAAACTTAAGaccataaaaatattttcacttcTTGCCTTGGAAATTTAAACGCTCTCACACATGTTCTGGAAACTATCTCTGCTCATGGGGACATGGAGCATATTTTTCTCTGTATGTCACTGAGGCCGGCTCTGCAGCTGAGGGAGCAGACTTTTAGAACCCAGTATGTTAGAGTAATGTAGCAATGTAAGACAACTTCAGAGGAGCAGCCACAATATGGTGGCAGGAGTGCCAAAATATGCAGCAGTAGCTTAATCTGAGCCCAAATCTCTGGACTATGATCaaggatctctctctctctctctctcgccccctccctctctgtgctGAGTGTAATTGTGTTTGAGAGCATGCATGTGCAACAGTTTGCCAGTCTCCCCTGCTGCCCTCCTGATGGCACATGATAAGATACTGCACACAAAGGTATTGTAGTGCAGTGGAGAATTACCGCTGactgcagcagaggagcagCATTAGTGGGGGAAAGTTTATGACtgtcttacaaaaaaaaaaaaatacagacttCTTGGCACTGTCTGTTTGGGCAAAGCCGGCAGAACTCCTTCAGACCATCAGCCATAAGTGACAGATGCAAAGAACAAACCACAACTATCACTTCTACAGTTCCTGATCTCCATTCTCAAGTGTCACTAACGGGACTTTTATTGCATAACTTTAAGATGCAGTCTGGAACCTTCCCTGGTTTAAGAAACTCAGATGAATTGCAGTCTCCCTAAAtttagtaaatgtacagtaaataattAATCAACGTGTTTCTCCTTACTCTCTGAGTCGCTGATGCCGCTGTCGCTGACGCTGgcgctgctcctcctcttcacGGTCTTCAGGTGTTCGTCGTACCTGAAGTGTCGCTTCTCCACCGGGGACGTGAAGTCTTCGATCACCGCGTCGAACTCACACAGCACGTCGTTCAGATCCTCCTCGTTGACGAATTTCCCTGCaagaaaatgtcagaaaaggCTTGAAAATAACTCATTTATACTCATAAATATTCAGCCGAGTCAGGGACTGACATTAAACCAGCAAACAACTAGGCTAATCTGGATTAATATGTGAAGTGTATTGCAGTCAATCAGTTAATACTATATTTTATTTCCTGTAATATTTCCTTtttgaatattatatatataatattatataatatataatgtaatattgtataatattattataatgttatataatatataatattatatttaaaggTTATTAGAGTGTGAACCCGTGGTGACAATGACTGcaaacaacacaccaaacagGTCGTGTTGttacaatacaaataaaacaaatacatcaaGGAAAAACAAACTTATATTTACCTTGAGGTTTCATCTTTGGAGACTTCATAATTCCAGTAATTTGAGATTATCCAGTAACGTCTGATGTATATTTGCCACTAAATGTAAAGTCCCactctgtcctcctgtctgtgaCACTCCTCAAGGTCTTGAACTGACCTCCAGCCAGAAGACTGCCGCTTTTTAACGTGCCCTGCTCAGTGGGGCGGTGACGACAAGAgcagggaggaggggaggggagggtgtgtgtgtgtgtgtgtgcgtgtgcgtgtgtgtgtgtgtgtgcgtgcagtgACCAATAAAACGGTTCCCGGTTGAAGTTACACTCTCCCGACGTCGCCCTAATAACAGTGTGTTTGTAAACAACTTATGTGTCACTTGCCAGGCAGGAGTGTAACACAGATAGCCTATTTATAATCATGACCCAGTGCATTTGATATTTTAATCACCAGGCAGATCATGACAGAACAAGGCCAAAGTGTTCTGTCATAACAGATCATTTAGGAACAAGCTGTTTCTGGACTCTTGCCTTGATAGGGGGCTCAATATTCAAATAATTTAATGTACTTCACTTTTTGCTTCTGTTCTTCAACCTAAGTAACATTTTGACTGCAGGATTTTTCCTGTggttgtgtatttttacattacgtcaatgatttaaatatttcagtatGTCAGTATGGTGAACATGGGTCCCAGCATTAGttcatacagtataaaacatCGCATGTATATCAAGAACCTCCGGGTCCCAACAGTCCCactaaaacaaagaattattCAACGTTATTTCATTAGCATATTTGTACAGTAGCAAATGAAAATAGGGCGACTAGCACCAGGTTGAGAGTTTTAGATTATGATTTTTCTGTTTATCTTGTCAAACTCAATTTCTCTTAATATTCATGTCCCTTTGAATGTTATG is part of the Micropterus dolomieu isolate WLL.071019.BEF.003 ecotype Adirondacks linkage group LG07, ASM2129224v1, whole genome shotgun sequence genome and harbors:
- the rgcc gene encoding regulator of cell cycle RGCC, with the translated sequence MKSPKMKPQGKFVNEEDLNDVLCEFDAVIEDFTSPVEKRHFRYDEHLKTVKRRSSASVSDSGISDSESAESLNRNSFSFSDERLNSPTVLSPTTTTPPLMSPKPKLGDTKDLEDFIADLDRTLESM